One Ranitomeya variabilis isolate aRanVar5 chromosome 4, aRanVar5.hap1, whole genome shotgun sequence genomic window, acaagaatataactggtataatactgctcctatgtacaagaatataactactataatactgctcctatgtacaagaatataactactataatactgctcctatgtataagaatataactactataatactgctcctatgtacaagaatataactggtataatactgcccctatgtacaataatagaaCTACAAGTGTAATATTTTCACTTCTGACCATAGGTTCCTTTAATTCAAAGTTGACATTAGTAATTTCAGAAATACACATTCCTTTAGGAATCACGCCTGGTCGATGGTCATCCATTTATCATGACTGTCCTAAAATTTCTTTGAGGAGATCACAAGTTTTATTGTGGATGACTTCCCGGAGTTTCCGCACCCGGCGGGCACTTGACATGCCGACAAAGCTGTGTGGTTGCAGGACTGCCATGCCGTTATGTGCATCCCCCATGATGATGAGCTGCCCGTTAACTGAGGTGATGTTGGGGCATGGACAACTCCAGTCTATGTTTAGAAGAGTGATTTCGAGTGGTTGCTTTCCCAAAAACTTTAGTCCCATCTTCTCATCTTTCAAAATTTCTTCCACCGAAATGAGAGCATGTCCAGATTCTTGGTCTTCCGTCAGTTCTAGGATACGCCCAAGGATGGCAAAGTCACTTTTACAGAAGCTCGTCACTAACTTCTGTCGAGGTTTGCAAACTTTGCACTTTTGGTTTTTGGGGAAAGGGCAAGACtcctcgcacatttccttgctttcaaAATTGTTCTCGTTGCCACCACACCCTCCATAAATGAAAGACTGGCACTGACTCAGTAGCCTGTTGAATGCCCATCTGGGCTCGTATGCCTTGCATGGACCTTGAAGGGCAGGATAATTGCAGATGTTGACTGGTCCGTTCATACACGTCAACATGCAGGACTCGTAGGTGTCGAAATGGTTCAAGTTAGTGTTGCAATTGCCGTACACAAAGATAAAACAATTGTTCTTCTTGGCGTCAAAATACCATCGCGTCTGCTCTTCTCCACAGTCTTCGCTGTCTGGGGGTTTTAGGCACTCGTTCGTCGGAAAAAAAGATTTAGATCCAGGTTCTTCCTTGGTGGGTTGCTCTTTGACGGATAAAGGGAAGTTGATCTTGATGATGCCACCACTGTTCTTCGCTGTACATACATAGACTCCGTTGTCTTCCAGTTGCGTGTTGTAGATGACTAGCTGGGCAATGTTGGTGACCACTATGTTGGCGACCACATGGTTGGGTCGCATGACTACATTATCCTTTCCTTCCTTCTCCCAGGTTATTTCCGGTTTGGGTTTTCCACTTACGTCACAATGGAAACTGACCGTGTCCCCTACGTTGACCGTTTTGTGAGTCGGGTTATTCAATAGAGCTGGTGGAACCACGTTGACAATGGCCGTTTCTGCTGATGGGATGGTTGGGTTGGTGGTGGTTTCTGATGGAAGAGGAGTAGTATGTGGCCAGGTGAGGTGATACTTGCACGTGACTACAGTCAACGAGATCCCCTTGGAGCAAGCTTCGGCATCCATAAAGCACTTGTTGTAGTAGGTGAGTCCGTCGGAGGCGCAGGTGAAACTCGGCTCCTTCTCGCATCGATCTTTGCATTTGCAGATGGGTTGCCCGTCCCAAATGTCACACTGGGAACCTTGCTGAGTGCACATGAAAAGGTCGCACGTAGGCTGTTTGGGCATCCCCAGGGGACCCTTCCCCCCCTTCACATCCATGTATCGGGCAGCAACACAGCTCTTGGTCCCACAGACATTAGGACAGCATTTTTCATAAGTTTCACATTCCTatcgaatgaaaaaaaaaaaagaaaaatataattttcaaaattataaaaaaaaatgtaaaattatatttttaaggcAAAGTGTTCTAACAAAATAGAAATCACAAAATCACCCACTAAAACATCCAAAAATATTATTAAATTGGACTCACCTGGTCGGTATCGCACTCTCGTTGACAGGTGCTCTGGGCGTCCACCCATAGGTTTGGATTCATATCGTTGGGACATAAGCCGGGATGGGAATACCTCATGTGGGGTATGGCATGACCCCCTCGTAGAAGTAAAAAGAGAAGAATCACAACAGTCCTCGTCTCCATCCAGGTCGTAATGAATGAACGAGGCGTTTTGGGTCTCATGGTTCAATTCTAGCCTTtaaaaccgtaaaaaaaaaaaagcaaaaaaacattaaaataacaAATGTCGGTTGCCCTGCGTATAGTGCTGCCAGTAATACAGGCAGCTCCGGTCTGCACTGGATTAACGCTCGTATAATTTAGTCTTTAGTCCACGCAGGCGGCGTGTGTATATTTACTGTACGATTTATTCCATCGCTCCATTAATTAATTCGGGAAATCTTGATTTTTATAGGACAATACTTTTTTTGTCCAAGGTTTAGTCTGTGAATTTCGgagataaaaaaaaattctggaaagACTTAAAAGGAGCGAGCCGGCGGTAGTGACCCCTCCACGTTATTAATTGTTCGGTTCACGGGTGAGCGGTCTTAGATTTATGTAATATGACGAAACGAAATACGACGACTGTCGGGTAATTACATAAAAAATTTCAGTCTAATTGGGGGAGACATATTTGCATAGGACTGCTCATTATTCTGCGCGACACAGAAACTTTTAGATATCAAATTAAAAGCTTAATAAATTCCTTGGCAGCATTAAACAGAGTAAGACCGTTGTCCTTTGTTAGATCTCGGGCGAAACCTTAAAAGGAGGAAAAGTCTTAATGAATGGGCTGACTTAGAAATACGCTATTTTTTACAAGCGGTAATTTCACTGTCTGAGCCGATTAGTCAAAGTCGTAATACAGACTGCTTACCGTCAGCGCGCCGCGCTCGGTACGGCCAATCAGGTGATGTTTGACCGGCCGCACCTTACAAATGCTACGTTCCGAGGCACAGAGAAGGGCATGCCCACGACACTCAACTTCGGAAGAAGGAAAAATGGTTTCTCCAAGGCACCCGAGAACAGAGACATTCACGGCTATGAATTCTCAGTCTTCGGGGTGAAAATTTCATCCGGTTGAGGAATGAAAAGTGGGGTGTAGACATAGAGAAAGAGAAGACATCTTGAAACCTTTGATGCAGGGGGGGAACCTGGTACCAAAGTCTATGGTGCTCATAATTATCCCACTTTCTCCTGTCCAATGACCAGAGCCTACAGtattggcttttattttttaattatgtgttTTATTTGACTTATAATCAGATGATTATCTCAGCACTTGCACCTTAGCTTAATATTCCCATGAGGTCGCCATATGTGCCAATTGACGTATGGAATATTTAATCAATATTTCCGATGACGACGTTCATGTATCAGTCAACTCATGGAGCGCATAGCCATCACCTCCGATGAGGACGTTATATCCATCAGTTAAATCTATGGAGCGGAACGAACGATCTGACATGTTTTACATTTTTTGAAGATCATGTGCGGCATGAAGGGATAACAACGTATTGGCGGATGTTATATATTCAGGATATGTTGTTAATGCTGTTGTATATTGGTAATTAATATTGACCATTTTGCCCTTTTCTATGCCCTTCACTATTATGGCCTCCTGTGTTTTGCGTGGTAAATTTACTATGGTGCTTACGTAGGCGGTCTTTCTTTTGGCCCGCATCCCAGATGGCATCTTTACGGGGCGGGGTGTAGTGTTGACGTCAGCTGGAACACTTGCTCCTCATACTCACCGCCCCCATGATGCCAGACGTGACGCTGTGGATCTTCTGGAGCTCCGCCCCCACACGCTCGTCTGACGTGGCTCCAGCGGTGTGTGCGCTAATGTGAGATCCTCATTGGATGCTGGGCGGTATCGCGGGATATTTAAAATGGTGCTTATGACATAAGATGCATTGCTCCACGAAGAAGcaaaggcgaaacgcgcgtcggggcattaGCGCATGGGTAAGAAATCTTGGTATGATCAATTTTAAAGCACGTTGTGAGGATTCATGTACCTTTACTATTAACTAAAGTTGCTATTTGTTAGCCTTAATGATATGACATTGGTGTTTTGATCATGGCCTCCTTTGCCGGATATTGTGCAATATTATCTTTGTTCTGCCATCATGCGGATTGTGGCGAGACCTCAGTACATGTATTTGGATAATGATTTATGTAATGTGCATTATGCACTTTATTAATGAGCAGTATTGTCTCCATTTTTCCATGTCTGGGATCTCCCCATTTGGTCGCATGCTGTGTGCCCACCATTGCCTTCCATAGTTCTCATTGCTGCCCACTTGATCtttttaaaactgttttttttttatatggacaaAATTGTTTTTCACTTGATATGTGGCTTGTTTGTAACTTTTCTGATAATAAAGATATTTTGTAACTTTACAAGATACTGTCTAAAAATGATTGACTTATAGGCAAACCCTTTTGGTTTTATATTTACATCATTAATATGGGTCAAAAAaagctctctaggtttcttatataCTTCATATGGTATTTTTGAGAGGATCCTTCCCTTTCTCCCCCCTTTGGGATTATGTATTTAGTTGGTTCCGGCATGTCCTCATTATTAATTACCTTAACTATGGGTAGGGCTAAAGCTAGGAAAAGAGCTAGGGATAGGTTTAGAGCAAGGGATAGGGCGAGAACTAGGGTTAAAACTGGGCGAGAACTAGGGCTAGAGCCAGGGAATGGGATAAAACTAGGGATAGGATAAGAGCTAAGGAGGTTAGAGCTAGGCATAGagttaaagctagggttagagctaagaaTTGAGTTAGAGCTATGTATAGTTAGAACTAGGGACAGAGCGAGAACTAGGGTTAAAGCTGGGGGAGAACTAGGGCTAGGATAAGAGTTAATGAGAGTATTAGAGCTAGGCATAGAGTTGAAGCTAGGGCTAGAGCTAAGAATAGTTAGAGCTACGTATAAAATTAGAGCTAGGGAAAGGGCGAGAACTAGAGGGTTATAGCTGGGTTAACAATAGGGTTGTAGCTAGGGATTGGGCTAAACTAGAGATAGGATAAAAGCTAAGGAGAGGGTTAGAGCTAGGCATAGagttaaagctagggttagagctaggcaaAGGCAAACATTGGAGGTAGcgatagggctagagctagggataGTGTTAGAGCTAGTGATAGGTTTAGAACAAGGGATAGGGTAAGAACTAGAGTTAAAactgggttagaaatagggttatagCTAGGGATTGGGTTAGAACTAAGAGCTAGGTAAAGGCTAACAGAGGTATATAGGTAGATAGGGCTAGAGCTGGGATAGAGccaaggttagggttagagttaggcataGGGTGAGAGGAAATTGTAGGGACAGAGCTGGGGTTTAAGTTAGGGATAGGATTTGAGCTAGGCAAAGACttaaagctagggttagagctaggcaaACACTAGCATTAGAGGTAGGGATTGGGCTAGAGATGGGGATAGAGCTAAGGATAGGTTTAGAATTAGGGAGTTAGAGCTATGTATAGAGCTAGGGATAGAGAACAAGGGTTAAAATTGGATTAcaactagggttaaaactagggataGGATAAGAACTAAGTAGAGtgttaaagctagggttagagctGGCAAAGGCTAGCATTAGAGGTAGGGATAAGGCTTATGGTGATAGAGCTAGGGATAAGGTTAGAGCTAGGCTTAGAGCCAGGCAAAGGGCTAGAGATACAGGTAGGGCTACAGCTAGGGATAAGGTTAGAGCTAGGGATAGAGCCAGgcatagggctagagttagggctacagaACTAGAGATATCGTTAGAGCTAGGCATGGAGTTACACCTAGGATTAGAGTCAGgcatagggttatagttagggtttgaGCTAGGTAAAGCGTTAGAACTAGGCATAAGACTAGCGTTACGGTTAGAGATAGGGATAAGGTTAGAGCTAGGtatagagctagggttaggtttagagctaGGTATAGGGCTAGAGCGAGGCTTAGAGCAAGGGTTGGAGATAGGTTTGAGCTActgttacacaaaaaaaaaaatgcaacagaacaaaaaaataaaatatttaacatGTTATTTGTAAAATGTTATCAGATTTAggcaaaaagttgaaaaaaaagtaGGTCAAACCAAAAACTATAATTCCACCAGTATTTTTCTGAAATTAAAAAGTTGACAAAGCTCTCGATATGACATTAGCCTCGTCATCTCAGTGATACTCATCTCGTCTGCTGCTGCGACCACCCCTTTAATCTCTGCATGGTGTTGGATCATCATCATTGTAAGTGGGGCCAATGTCAAAAATGATAAGCAAATGATCAGGAAGGGCAACTCCAGCGTGTTCTCTTCGAACAAGATGGTGCATGTGTAGCTCCCTTTGTTCTTTAAACCACCTCTCAATTTCTGCTCTTCAGATAGATGTGGCTTCATTTACGTATAAGAGGAGGTAAGCATGGGGATCAGCACCACAAAGGAAGCTAATGGTGGACCGAAATAGCTCTGCATTCTTCCCTCGCCGGTCTCCTTGTATCAACACATGGTGATGAGAGTTCTGGAATGGCCCACACCTGAGTCCAAGGGACAATCTGTGGTgatctgaagagggcgctgtacacagatgccCCCGCAAACTGACAGATGTAAAGCGAGGAGGCGGCAAGTATCGCCAATTCTATTTGTGCCACGCTGATAGACCCCGACCCAAAAAGACTGAACACTGGCAGACATTCACACCACAGCAGACAGCAGCTGAGATATTCGGGAGTCGGATACCACGGTGGTCACGGCGGAGATTTTCGCATTACAGACTTAGGTCTAATCCATCTCCAGACATAATCGCAGTCACAAGGCTGTGGAGCCCCCGAGTTCTCATGTGCCCAAAGTGGATATCAAATATTGATCCAGTTGAGGGAAAAAAATAGATAAATGCATTGTTCTAATAGGACACTCCCAACAGTCAAAGCACAAGGGAACACGCACTTCTGACAATTTACCAATATATTTCCAAGAGGAACAGCAGAGGGACAGAGTTACAAATAGTGTCGTGAAAGTACATGTATAAATAAGTTTCATAAATGAAGAGAAAGACACCTCCGCACAGCTGTTTTTTGCTAGAGTGTTTTCCAAAAGAACCCTTATAACAGAAAAGCCGGCAAACTAATCCCTTATGCATTCAACGGGGTGCAGCTTCCGAAGTAACACAATATTGTCCATAAAAGAGTAAAAAAGAAGTGCACTTACCCGTATATAGTAGTCACAATTCTATTCGGACATATTACAAAATGTGCAGGGAGGGGTGTGAAAAAacgcggacaacggccgtttcgtgcctcagcacttcaacgggtcctaacaCTGAGAGGAAGTAGGGAGGGTCTTATATGAACCTGTGCAGAACCTTCTGCTCCTCCTTCTATCACTATCAGTGTGATGAAGAGATCACCTGTTTTCCAAAATGTGAACAgtgaataataaacaaaaatatgcGTTAAAAACATGATAAAACATGATGAACAAAACAACAAGACATTATCAATATACAGATCATTGTGCAATTTTCTAAAGGAAGACTGCCATGTATATCCTTTCGTTGAGGCCGAGGATTTACTATATTGGCAGGACAATCCGGCCTTTATTTTTGAGAATAAGAGAACATTTTAATTCCGTGAGGACGGGTAAGGGGGTCTCGAGATTTATTAACCATGTAAGAAACCATCATGAAGGTAAAATACAGACATTGCGATTTGCAGGGTTAGAAAAAGTTTCCTTACCGCGACAAGGCGGAGATCTGCAGCGCCTGCTGGTGCAGAGAGAAGGGAGATGGATATTGGGACCCCTCGGCCTCAACGAAAGGATAGACATGGCAGTCTTCCTTTAGAAAATTGTACAATGATCAGTATATTGATAATGTCTTGTTGTTTTGTTCATCATGTTTTTAACGCATATTTTTGTTTGTTATTCACTGTTCACATTTCGGAAAACAGGTGATCGCTTCATCACACTGATAGGGATAGAAGGAGGAGCAGAAGGTTCTGCACAGGTTAATATAAGACCCTCCCTacttaggacccgttgaagtgctgaggcacgaaacggccgttgtccgcgtTTTTTCACACCCCTCCCTGCACATTTTGTAATATGTCCGAATAAAATTGTGACTACTATATACGGGTAAGTGCACTTCTTTTTTACTCTTTTATGGACAAACATGTA contains:
- the WFIKKN2 gene encoding WAP, Kazal, immunoglobulin, Kunitz and NTR domain-containing protein 2, producing MRPKTPRSFITTWMETRTVVILLFLLLRGGHAIPHMRYSHPGLCPNDMNPNLWVDAQSTCQRECDTDQECETYEKCCPNVCGTKSCVAARYMDVKGGKGPLGMPKQPTCDLFMCTQQGSQCDIWDGQPICKCKDRCEKEPSFTCASDGLTYYNKCFMDAEACSKGISLTVVTCKYHLTWPHTTPLPSETTTNPTIPSAETAIVNVVPPALLNNPTHKTVNVGDTVSFHCDVSGKPKPEITWEKEGKDNVVMRPNHVVANIVVTNIAQLVIYNTQLEDNGVYVCTAKNSGGIIKINFPLSVKEQPTKEEPGSKSFFPTNECLKPPDSEDCGEEQTRWYFDAKKNNCFIFVYGNCNTNLNHFDTYESCMLTCMNGPVNICNYPALQGPCKAYEPRWAFNRLLSQCQSFIYGGCGGNENNFESKEMCEESCPFPKNQKCKVCKPRQKLVTSFCKSDFAILGRILELTEDQESGHALISVEEILKDEKMGLKFLGKQPLEITLLNIDWSCPCPNITSVNGQLIIMGDAHNGMAVLQPHSFVGMSSARRVRKLREVIHNKTCDLLKEILGQS